A genomic window from Phocoena sinus isolate mPhoSin1 chromosome 20, mPhoSin1.pri, whole genome shotgun sequence includes:
- the PRPF8 gene encoding pre-mRNA-processing-splicing factor 8, producing MAGVFPYRGPGNPVPGPLAPLPDYMSEEKLQEKARKWQQLQAKRYAEKRKFGFVDAQKEDMPPEHVRKIIRDHGDMTNRKFRHDKRVYLGALKYMPHAVLKLLENMPMPWEQIRDVPVLYHITGAISFVNEIPWVIEPVYISQWGSMWIMMRREKRDRRHFKRMRFPPFDDEEPPLDYADNILDVEPLEAIQLELDPEEDAPVLDWFYDHQPLRDSRKYVNGSTYQRWQFTLPMMSTLYRLANQLLTDLVDDNYFYLFDLKAFFTSKALNMAIPGGPKFEPLVRDINLQDEDWNEFNDINKIIIRQPIRTEYKIAFPYLYNNLPHHVHLTWYHTPNVVFIKTEDPDLPAFYFDPLINPISHRHSVKSQEPLPDDDEEFELPEFVEPFLKDTPLYTDNTANGIALLWAPRPFNLRSGRTRRALDIPLVKNWYREHCPAGQPVKVRVSYQKLLKYYVLNALKHRPPKAQKKRYLFRSFKATKFFQSTKLDWVEVGLQVCRQGYNMLNLLIHRKNLNYLHLDYNFNLKPVKTLTTKERKKSRFGNAFHLCREVLRLTKLVVDSHVQYRLGNVDAFQLADGLQYIFAHVGQLTGMYRYKYKLMRQIRMCKDLKHLIYYRFNTGPVGKGPGCGFWAAGWRVWLFFMRGITPLLERWLGNLLARQFEGRHSKGVAKTVTKQRVESHFDLELRAAVMHDILDMMPEGIKQNKARTILQHLSEAWRCWKANIPWKVPGLPTPIENMILRYVKAKADWWTNTAHYNRERIRRGATVDKTVCKKNLGRLTRLYLKAEQERQHNYLKDGPYITAEEAVAVYTTTVHWLESRRFSPIPFPPLSYKHDTKLLILALERLKEAYSVKSRLNQSQREELGLIEQAYDNPHEALSRIKRHLLTQRAFKEVGIEFMDLYSHLVPVYDVEPLEKITDAYLDQYLWYEADKRRLFPPWIKPADTEPPPLLVYKWCQGINNLQDVWETSEGECNVMLESRFEKMYEKIDLTLLNRLLRLIVDHNIADYMTAKNNVVINYKDMNHTNSYGIIRGLQFASFIVQYYGLVMDLLVLGLHRASEMAGPPQMPNDFLSFQDIATEAAHPIRLFCRYIDRIHIFFRFTADEARDLIQRYLTEHPDPNNENIVGYNNKKCWPRDARMRLMKHDVNLGRAVFWDIKNRLPRSVTTVQWENSFVSVYSKDNPNLLFNMCGFECRILPKCRTSYEEFTHKDGVWNLQNEVTKERTAQCFLRVDDESMQRFHNRVRQILMASGSTTFTKIVNKWNTALIGLMTYFREAVVNTQELLDLLVKCENKIQTRIKIGLNSKMPSRFPPVVFYTPKELGGLGMLSMGHVLIPQSDLRWSKQTDVGITHFRSGMSHEEDQLIPNLYRYIQPWESEFIDSQRVWAEYALKRQEAIAQNRRLTLEDLEDSWDRGIPRINTLFQKDRHTLAYDKGWRVRTDFKQYQVLKQNPFWWTHQRHDGKLWNLNNYRTDMIQALGGVEGILEHTLFKGTYFPTWEGLFWEKASGFEESMKWKKLTNAQRSGLNQIPNRRFTLWWSPTINRANVYVGFQVQLDLTGIFMHGKIPTLKISLIQIFRAHLWQKIHESIVMDLCQVFDQELDALEIETVQKETIHPRKSYKMNSSCADILLFASYKWNVSRPSLLADSKDVMDSTTTQKYWIDIQLRWGDYDSHDIERYARAKFLDYTTDNMSIYPSPTGVLIAIDLAYNLHSAYGNWFPGSKPLIQQAMAKIMKANPALYVLRERIRKGLQLYSSEPTEPYLSSQNYGELFSNQIIWFVDDTNVYRVTIHKTFEGNLTTKPINGAIFIFNPRTGQLFLKIIHTSVWAGQKRLGQLAKWKTAEEVAALIRSLPVEEQPKQIIVTRKGMLDPLEVHLLDFPNIVIKGSELQLPFQACLKVEKFGDLILKATEPQMVLFNLYDDWLKTISSYTAFSRLILILRALHVNNDRAKVILKPDKTTITEPHHIWPTLTDEEWIKVEVQLKDLILADYGKKNNVNVASLTQSEIRDIILGMEISAPSQQRQQIAEIEKQTKEQSQLTATQTRTVNKHGDEIITSTTSNYETQTFSSKTEWRVRAISAANLHLRTNHIYVSSDDIKETGYTYILPKNVLKKFICISDLRAQIAGYLYGVSPPDNPQVKEIRCIVMVPQWGTHQTVHLPGQLPQHEYLKEMEPLGWIHTQPNESPQLSPQDVTTHAKIMADNPSWDGEKTIIITCSFTPGSCTLTAYKLTPSGYEWGRQNTDKGNNPKGYLPSHYERVQMLLSDRFLGFFMVPAQSSWNYNFMGVRHDPNMKYELQLANPKEFYHEVHRPSHFLNFALLQEGEVYSADREDLYA from the exons TGCCCTAAAGTACATGCCCCATGCAGTCCTCAAACTCCTGGAGAACATGCCTATGCCTTGGGAGCAGATTCGGGATGTGCCTGTGCTGTACCACATCACTGGAGCCATTTCCTTTGTCAATGAGATTCCCTGGGTTATTGAACCTGTCTACATCTCCCAGTGGGG GTCAATGTGGATTATGATGCGTCGAGAAAAAAGAGACAGGAGGCATTTCAAGAGGATGCGTTTCCCCCCTTTTGATGATGAGGAGCCGCCTTTGGACTATGCTGACAACATCCTAGATGTTGAACCACTGGAGGCAATTCAGCTAGAGCTGGACCCTGAGGAAGATGCCCCGGTGTTGGACTGGTTCTATGACCACCAGCCATTGAGGGACAGCCGGAA gtACGTGAATGGTTCCACTTACCAGCGCTGGCAGTTCACACTGCCTATGATGTCCACTCTCTACCGCCTGGCCAATCAGCTCCTGACAGACTTGGTAGATGACAATTACTTCTATCTGTTTGATCTGAAGGCCTTTTTTACCTCCAAGGCACTCAATATGGCCATTCCTGGAGGCCCCAAATTTGAGCCTCTTGTCAGAGACATCAACCTACA GGATGAAGACTGGAATGAATTCAATGATATTAACAAGATCATTATCCGGCAGCCCATCCGCACTGAGTACAAGATTGCTTTTCCTTACTTGTACAACAACCTTCCGCACCATGTCCACCTCACCTG GTACCACACTCCTAATGTTGTGTTCATCAAAACTGAGGATCCTGATTTGCCAGCTTTCTACTTTGATCCTTTGATCAACCCAATTTCCCATAGGCACTCTGTCAAG AGTCAGGAACCATTGCCAGATGACGACGAGGAGTTTGAGCTTCCAGAGTTTGTGGAGCCCTTCTTGAAAGACACACCCCTCTATACAGACAATACAGCCAATGGCATTGCCCTGCTTTGGGCCCCACGGCCCTTCAACCTACGCTCTGGTCGCACCCGCCGGGCCTTAGACATTCCCCTTGTCAAGAACTG GTATCGGGAGCATTGTCCTGCTGGGCAGCCTGTGAAAGTGAGGGTCTCCTACCAGAAGCTGCTTAAGTACTATGTGCTGAATGCCCTGAAGCACCGGCCCCCTAAAGCGCAGAAGAAGAG GTATCTGTTCCGTTCCTTCAAAGCCACCAAATTCTTTCAGTCTACAAAGCTGgactgggtggaggtggggctaCAGGTTTGCCGCCAGGGCTACAACATGCTCAACCTTCTCATTCACCGTAAAAATCTCAACTATCTGCACCTGGACTACAACTTCAACCTCAAGCCTGTCAAGACGCTCACCACCAAG GAACGAAAGAAATCTCGTTTTGGGAATGCTTTCCATCTGTGTCGAGAGGTTCTGCGCTTAACTAAGCTGGTGGTGGACAGTCATGTGCAGTATCGGTTGGGCAATGTGGATGCCTTCCAG CTGGCAGATGGGTTGCAGTATATCTTTGCCCACGTGGGGCAGCTGACGGGCATGTACCGGTACAAATATAAGCTGATGCGGCAGATTCGCATGTGCAAGGACCTGAAGCATCTCATCTATTACCGCTTCAACACG GGCCCTGTAGGGAAGGGCCCTGGCTGTGGTTTCTGGGCTGCTGGCTGGCGAGTCTGGCTGTTTTTCATGCGTGGCATCACCCCTTTGCTGGAGCGATGGCTGGGTAACCTCCTGGCCCGGCAGTTTGAAG GCCGACACTCAAAGGGGGTGGCAAAGACCGTAACAAAGCAGCGAGTGGAGTCACATTTTGACCTTGAGCTTCGGGCAGCTGTGATGCATGACATTCTGGACATGATGCCTGAGGGGATCAAACAGAACAAGGCCCGGACAATCCTGCAACACCTCAGTGAAGCCTGGCGCTGCTGGAAGGCCAATATTCCCTGGAAG GTCCCTGGTTTGCCAACACCTATAGAGAACATGATCCTTCGATACGTGAAGGCCAAGGCTGACTGGTGGACCAACACTGCGCACTACAACCGAGAACGGATCCGCCGTGGGGCCACTGTAGACAAGACTGTTTGCAAAAAGAACCTGGGACGCCTCACTCGGCTCTACCTGAAGGCAGAACAAGAGCGGCAGCACAACTACCTAAAG GACGGGCCTTACATCACAGCAGAAGAAGCGGTGGCGGTGTATACCACCACTGTGCATTGGCTGGAAAGCCGTAGGTTCTCACCCATCCCATTCCCCCCACTCTCCTACAAGCATGACACCAAGTTGCTCATCTTGGCCTTGGAGCGGCTCAAGGAAGCTTACAG TGTGAAGTCTCGGTTAAACCAGTCGCAGAGGGAGGAGCTAGGTCTGATCGAGCAAGCCTATGACAACCCCCACGAGGCATTGTCCCGCATCAAGCGTCACCTCCTCACACAGAGAGCCTTTAAAGAA GTGGGCATTGAGTTCATGGATCTCTATAGCCACCTGGTGCCAGTGTATGATGTGGAGCCACTGGAGAAGATAACTGATGCCTACCTGGACCAGTACCTGTGGTATGAAGCTGACAAGCGCCGCCTTTTCCCACCCTGGATCAAGCCTGCTGACACAGAACCACCTCCTCTGCTTGTTTACAAGTGGTGCCAAG GCATCAACAACCTGCAGGACGTGTGGGAGACAAGTGAGGGCgagtgcaacgtcatgctggagTCCCGGTTTGAGAAGATGTATGAGAAGATAGATTTGACCCTGCTTAATCGGCTGCTGCGCCTCATCGTGGACCACAACATAGCCGACTACATGACAGCCAAGAACAACGTCGTCATCAACTACAAG GACATGAACCATACGAATTCATATGGGATCATTAGAGGCCTGCAGTTTGCCTCATTCATCGTACAGTACTATGGCTTGGTTATGGATTTGCTTGTGTTGGGATTGCACCGGGCCAGTGAGATGGCTGGTCCCCCTCAGATGCCAAATGATTTTCTCAGTTTCCAAGACATAGCCACTGAGGCTGCCCACCCCATCCGTCTTTTCTGCAGATACATCGATCGCATCCATATTTTTTTCAG GTTCACAGCAGATGAGGCTCGGGACCTGATCCAGCGTTACCTGACAGAGCACCCTGACCCCAACAATGAAAACATCGTTGGCTATAATAACAAGAAATGCTGGCCCCGAGACGCCCGCATGCGCCTCATGAAGCATGATGTCAACTT GGGTCGGGCAGTGTTCTGGGACATCAAGAACCGTCTGCCACGCTCAGTGACTACAGTTCAGTGGGAGAACAGCTTCGTGTCCGTGTACAGTAAGGACAACCCCAACCTGCTGTTCAACATGTGTGGTTTTGAGTGCCGCATCCTGCCTAAATGCCGCACCAGCTATGAGGAGTTCACCCACAAGGATGGGGTCTGGAACCTACAGAATGAG GTTACTAAGGAGCGAACAGCTCAGTGTTTCCTGCGTGTGGATGATGAGTCAATGCAGCGCTTCCACAACCGTGTGCGTCAAATTCTGATGGCCTCTGGCTCCACCACCTTCACCAAG ATTGTGAATAAGTGGAACACAGCTCTTATTGGCCTTATGACATACTTTCGGGAGGCTGTGGTGAACACCCAGGAGCTCCTGGACTTGCTGGTGAAGTGTGAGAACAAGATCCAGACACGAATCAAGATTGGTCTCAACTCCAAGATGCCGAGTCGCTTCCCCCCTGTCGTGTTCTACACCCCTAAGGAGTTGGGTGGACTTGGCATGCTCTCAATGGGCCATGTGCTCATCCCCCAATCTGACCTCAG GTGGTCCAAGCAGACAGATGTAGGTATCACACACTTTCGTTCAGGAATGAGCCATGAAGAAGACCAGCTGATTCCCAACTTGTATCGCTACATACAGCCCTGGGAGAGTGAGTTCATTGATTCTCAGCGGGTCTGGGCTGAGTATGCACTCAAGAGACAAGAGGCCATTGCGCAGAACAG ACGACTGACCCTAGAAGATCTAGAGGATTCATGGGATCGTGGCATTCCTCGAATCAACACCCTCTTCCAGAAGGACCGGCATACACTGGCTTATGATAAGGGTTGGCGTGTCAGAACTGACTTTAAGCAGTACCAG GTTTTGAAGCAGAACCCTTTTTGGTGGACACACCAGCGGCATGATGGAAAGCTCTGGAACCTGAACAACTACCGTACAGACATGATCCAGGCCCTGGGTGGTGTGGAAGGCATTCTGGAACACACTCTCTTCAAGGGCACTTACTTCCCTACCTGGGAGGGGCTTTTCTG GGAGAAGGCCAGTGGTTTTGAGGAGTCTATGAAGTGGAAGAAACTAACCAATGCTCAGCGATCAGGATTGAACCAGATTCCCAATCGTAGATTCACCCTCTGGTGGTCCCCAACCATCAACCGAGCCAAC GTATACGTAGGCTTTCAGGTGCAGCTGGACCTGACAGGTATCTTCATGCACGGCAAGATCCCCACACTGAAGATCTCTCTCATCCAGATCTTCCGAGCTCACTTGTGGCAGAAGATCCACGAGAGCATCGTTATGGACTTGTGTCAG GTGTTTGATCAGGAACTGGATGCACTGGAAATTGAGACAGTACAAAAGGAGACAATCCACCCCCGAAAGTCCTATAAGATGAACTCTTCCTGTGCAGATATCCTGCTCTTTGCCTCCTATAAGTGGAATGTCTCCCGGCCCTCATTGCTGGCAGACTCTAA GGATGTGATGGACAGCACCACCACTCAGAAGTATTGGATTGACATCCAGTTGCGCTGGGGGGACTATGATTCCCATGACATCGAGCGCTACGCCCGGGCCAAGTTCTTGGACTACACCACAGACAACATGAGTATCTACCCTTCGCCCACAGGTGTGCTCATTGCCATCGACCTGGCCTATAACCTGCACAG TGCCTATGGAAACTGGTTCCCTGGCAGCAAGCCCCTCATACAGCAGGCCATGGCCAAGATCATGAAGGCAAACCCTGCCTTGTATGTGTTACGTGAACGGATCCGTAAAGGGCTGCAGCTTTATTCATCTGAGCCCACTGAGCCCTATCTGTCCTCTCAGAACTATGGTGAACTCTTTTCCAACCAGATTATCTGGTTTGTGGATGACACGAATGTCTACAGAGTGACTATCCATAAG ACCTTTGAAGGGAACCTGACCACCAAGCCCATCAATGGGGCCATCTTCATCTTCAACCCACGCACAGGGCAGCTGTTTCTCAAGATAATTCACACATCTGTGTGGGCTGGACAGAAGCGTTTGGGGCAG TTGGCTAAGTGGAAGACAGCTGAGGAGGTGGCTGCCCTGATCCGATCTCTACCAGTGGAGGAGCAGCCCAAGCAGATCATTGTCACCAGGAAAGGCATGCTCGATCCATTGGAG GTGCACTTGCTGGACTTCCCCAATATTGTGATCAAAGGATCAGAGCTCCAGCTCCCCTTCCAGGCTTGTCTCAAGGTGGAAAAGTTTGGGGATCTCATCCTTAAAGCCACTGAGCCGCAGATGGTTCTCTTTAACCTCTATGATGACTGGCTCAAGACTATCTCATCTTACACG GCTTTCTCCCGCCTCATCCTGATTCTGCGTGCCCTGCATGTGAACAACGACCGGGCGAAGGTCATCCTGAAGCCAGACAAGACTACGATCACAGAACCACACCACATCTGGCCCACTCTGACTGACGAGGAGTGGATCAAGGTGGAGGTGCAGCTCAAGGACCTTATCTTGGCTGACTATGGCAAGAAAAACAA TGTGAATGTGGCATCACTGACACAATCAGAAATTCGAGACATCATCCTGGGTATGGAGATCTCTGCACCATCACAGCAGCGGCAGCAGATAGCTGAGATTGAGAAGCAGACCAAGGAACAGTCACAGCTGACTGCAACCCAGACTCGTACTGTCAACAAGCATGGTGACGAAATCATCACCTCTACCACCAGCAACTATGAGACCCAGACTTTCTCATCTAAGACTGAATGGAGGGTCAG GGCCATCTCTGCCGCCAACCTGCACTTAAGGACCAATCACATCTATGTTTCATCTGATGACATCAAGGAGACTGGTTATACCTATATTCTTCCCAAGAACGTGCTTAAGAAGTTTATCTGCATATCTGACCTTCGGGCCCAA ATTGCAGGGTACCTCTATGGGGTGAGCCCACCAGATAACCCCCAGGTGAAGGAGATCCGCTGCATCGTGATGGTACCACAGTGGGGCACTCACCAGACTGTGCACCTGCCTGGCCAGCTGCCCCAGCATGAGTACCTCAAG GAGATGGAACCCTTAGGTTGGATCCACACTCAGCCCAATGAGTCCCCCCAGCTGTCACCCCAGGATGTCACCACCCATGCCAAGATCATGGCTGACAACCCATCTTGGGATGGCGAGAAGACCATTATCATCACCTGCAG CTTCACACCAGGCTCCTGCACCCTGACAGCCTACAAGCTGACCCCCAGTGGCTATGAATGGGGCCGCCAGAACACAGACAAGGGCAACAACCCCAAGGGCTACCTACCCTCGCACTACGAGAGGGTCCAGATGCTACTGTCAGACCGCTTCCTTGGCTTCTTTATGGTCCCTGCCCAGTCCTCGTGGAACTACAACTTTATGG GTGTTCGGCATGATCCCAACATGAAGTATGAGCTACAGCTGGCAAACCCCAAAGAGTTCTACCACGAGGTGCACAGACCCTCCCACTTCCTCAACTTTGCTCTCCTGCAGGAGGGCGAGGTCTACTCTGCGGACCGAGAGGACCTCTATGCCTAG
- the LOC116745323 gene encoding thymosin beta-4-like, with protein sequence MGLVAPQHVGSSQTTAQTCVPGHSAATTAQVGPRSLVTRSASSAAMSDKPDMAEIEKFDKSKLKKTETKEKNPLPSQETIEQEKQAGES encoded by the coding sequence atgggcttagttgctccgcagcatgtcggatcttcccagaccacggctcaaacctgtgtccccgggCACTCGGCGGCGACCACTGCGCAGGTCGGACCTCGTTCGCTCGTAACTCGCTCCGCTTCCTCTGCAGCCATGTCTGACAAACCCGATATGGCTGAGATTGAGAAATTCGATAAGTcgaaactgaagaaaacagaaacgaAAGAGAAAAATCCACTGCCTTCACAAGAAACGATTGAACAGGAGAAGCAAGCAGGCGAGTCGTAA
- the RILP gene encoding rab-interacting lysosomal protein, whose amino-acid sequence MEPRRVGPGAHCWGPRVAAGSGTAAELVYHLAGALGTELKELARRFGPEAAAGLVPLVVQALELLEKAAVGPAPDSLQVSAQQAELELRQLREENERLCRELRSGPQEERALLRQLKEVTDRQRDELRAHNRDLRQRSQETEALQEQLQRLLLVNAELRHKLAAVQTQLRAARDRESESERRREATLEPAPEQAHGQAAAPGCEQRQEPETAAAGTGAPGTPEDRADALPSPGRPPKVGQCGFSREEVEQILQERNELKANVFLLKEELAYFQRELLTDHRVPGLLLEAMKVAIRKQRRKIKAKMLGTPEEAESSFGAPKSLCPPLPAPGGCTEG is encoded by the exons ATGGAGCCCAggagggtggggcctggggcGCACTGCTGGGGGCCTCGGGTGGCCGCGGGGTCGGGGACTGCTGCGGAGCTCGTGTACCACCTAGCGGGGGCCTTGGGCACTGAGCTGAAGGAGCTGGCGCGCCGCTTCGGGCCGGAGGCGGCGGCCGGGCTCGTGCCGCTGGTGGTGCAGGCGCTGGAGCTCCTGGAAAAGGCGGCCGTGGGGCCCGCCCCGGACTCG CTGCAGGTATCCGCGCAGCAGGCCGAACTCGAGCTGCGGCAGCTGCGGGAGGAGAACGAGCGCCTCTGCAGAGAGTTGCGCTCTGGGCCACAGG AGGAGCGCGCTCTGCTGCGGCAGCTCAAGGAGGTGACCGACCGCCAACGGGACGAACTCCGGGCGCACAACCGCGACCTGCGGCAGCGCAGCCAGGAGACTGAGGCG TTGCAGGAGCAGCTGCAGCGCCTCCTGCTGGTGAATGCGGAGTTGCGGCACAAGCTGGCCGCAGTACAAACCCAGCTGCGCGCCGCGCGGGACCGCGAGAGCGAATCAGAGCGGCGGCGCGAAGCGACCTTGGAGCCCGCGCCAGAGCAGGCGCACGGCCAGGCCGCGGCGCCCGGGTGCGAGCAGAGGCAGGAGCCCGAGACGGCAGCCGCGGGCACAGGAGCCCCGGGGACCCCTGAGGACCGG GCGGATGCCCTGCCATCGCCAGGACGCCCCCCCAAGGTAGGGCAGTGCGGCTTCAGTCGAGAGGAGGTTGAACAGATCCTTCAGGAGAGGAATGAGCTCAAAGCCAATGTGTTCCTGCTGAAGGAGGAGTTGGCCTACTTCCAGCG GGAGCTGCTCACAGACCACCGGGTCCCCGGGCTTCTGCTCGAAGCCATGAAGGTGGCTATCAGGAAGCAACGAAGGAAGATCAAGGCCAAGATGTTAGGGACCCCAGAGGAAGCAGAGAGCAG CTTTGGGGCCCCGAAGTCTCTTTGTCCTCCCCTGCCTGCTCCTGGGGGCTGCACAGAAGGCTGA